GCAAATATTGAATTGTACATTGTATTACAAGTAAATAAAAGTATAACGTTCATACAGTTTAACTATGCAAATGTCCAAATACTTTAGGGCACTGTACAGAGCTTACCGGATGGCTGGACCACCAGGTGTAGTGGTGATATCTTGAAAAGTTACAGTTTTCAAAGCAGAAGCTTATCTCTTTTCACCTTATGCTCTGTGTTTGCAGTAATCTTAGACCATCTCTCATATCCATCAACAGACAGGCATTGGATATCAAAGATATCCTCAACCACAATAGAAGTTGGTAATGTAAGGATGGGAACACACATAAAATCCAGTGAACTGAACACCTCCATCCATGTATGGAGGATTCCAGATAAAATCTAAGAAGAAATACATATGCATCTAAATATCTCATTGACATTATTGCTACAACAGTATGTGATATTTAAGGTGCAAAATTAGGATCTCACATTTATGAGATCTTAGGGTCCATCCTGTAACTGGTAGGTGGCAACCACCACTGATCTATTTAGACCAGTGGTGGCACCTTATCTTGGTAATGTTAAAAGATGGGTGTGAGTGAAACATTGTGCACCCGGATCTAGCCTAATGATAAGTATATGGACAGCAAATTAATGGATACTTTGTAAAGTATGTCAATTGATTAAGGTTAAATTTCTCTCTAAACTCGCGTAAGAAAGGTGTATGTGGCACAATGGAGCTcgaaatattaaaaaaacatagtAATGATGTCACAAATTGCACAGCTGATTTACGACAGCTTTGCTGAGACttaggctgcgtccgaaaccgccaacttccatactatatagtaggcgaaaacaAGTAGGTGAGGCAagtatgtccgaattcatatattccaaaaacagtaggcgaaaagtacccggatgacctactacttccagcAAGATCCCAAAGTGTTAATTCAATGGACCTTTAACTATCCAGTGAGCCCCcaggagaggagttatccaatgaagaagaagaagaaaaaggagaggtgttgttttattaaaaaatgtccaACGTGCTCTATTCAAATCCAAAAACGCATATATTAAAACAGCTGtcccttgtggttaaattgcaCTAGTTTAATGTCATTCCAGTTAAAGAATAACTTGTTGTTATGACGAGGTATGTCACGTGAGATATATCAGCATGGCGGATATAGTGCGTCCGAATTCATTCATACTTTTCATATGCATACTGTGTTCTAATGGTCAATGAGCTTCTTCATTTAATTCAGTAGCCCGACCCCCTGTGGTGAACATTATTTCACCAAGtaggatgtgatcctggatcaacaccattgttggtcctggatcaacattttcattaaccaaTCGGATTGCAGGATTAGTGTGCTAGATTTAGGTTTAGGATAGGGTATAGGGGCCTTTAAGAAATACTcatcaaactattatttcacactcattggttaaaaaaaatggttaGGATTTGAGTTAAGGGTAGGTTGGGGTATATTTGATTACGTTGATCCAGAATCAACAAAAAGCCTTAATTTGCCTACTTGCATGCTATATAGGATGAACAAATTAGTATGCAAAATGAGTATTACATCAGAAACTTCAGTATGCTTCAAACAGTGTGTGAGTAATTCCCAAATTGTCCGCATGGGTCTCCAACCCTGTTCATGAAAGGCACCTGTACTGCAAATTTCAGTTCCAAgcccaatcaaacacacctgaacctgctaATCCAGTTGTTCAGGGCTATCTAAAAATTAGAGGCACGgaactaaaatatgcaggacGTTGGAGACCTTTGGGCTACTGAGATTTTTAAATGTGGGTTggatactttatttatttatttatataaggcTGAATGGCAGCCAAATTCAGAAAGTTTAAAGAAtttaaatatacttaaaaaatgttttatttatatggGCTTCTGGAAGCTCTTTTCGAGCGTTAGTgatatatagagatatatagATAACAAGATGTCTTTGGTTATTGTTAGCTATCATATGTAAACGAACATACATGAACGTGAATACATGGCTGATATCGGGAATAGTGCTCGTTGTTTATTTCAATATGTGCTGATAGTACACGATTTTAGGGACTGAAATCTTTAGCATTATGGCAATCCCATACATACACAGCGTTGATCTCCTTCAAAACTACATGCAGCGCAGCATGCTGAGTGATCGTTTCACAACAGCTTGTGAAACACAAGGAAGCTGCAGATGTTTATGCCTCTTTACTAGTGGCCAACGTGACTACACACAAGCGTTGTTTATATGCAAGACCAGCCCAGTTCTTCTTGTTGCACGCCCACACTGGCTGTTACATGAACTTATATCATGATTTTAAGAGCACTCCGGTCATAGAAGGACAGGACACCGTCGAGACGACTTTTATTGCTCTAAACCGATCAACCAGTTGATCTTTCATTTTGGGTAAAACTCTTTTCTGCTTTCTTATTTCCTTAAATAGTTTGATTTTGCAAACAATAGTCTACCATCGTGTTAAGTAATGTTCTGTAGATCACGTGACTACCATTTTGTTAAATAACTCGAGACGTTCATTCCTACGATAAACATTCTAACTTTTATGGGGAGAATTGCAATATGTTTCGGTGTTTGCATCGtctcaataaataaataataacggATTGCGTTTTAAAAGGACGTTCGCGCGAGGTTACTCCAGCGTTACGATAAGGTGCGCGCGCACTGAACCAAAACTTGCGCTTGTCGAATTTCTGTATAATTATTCGACGTAAATAGTTTAGAAGTTGCACTAGTTTATGAAAATgggttaaattaaaatgtttatttttaaatactgtTACTTGTGCTGTTATTTTACTGTTTTATGTAATGCAGTTTATTTGCAATACGATTCAAAGcttgatttattatttaattcaaCTTATTTATAGCCCATTAATCACAATTTtccattgttgcaaagcagctttacaaaaaacacattttcgaaCAACTAGCACAGACTAAAGAAAAAGTACAGAAACATAGAATAGCCTATTTTAGCATGATTTGTACATTTAATTTTCCAGATTGCACTAAAAGGATGTGGATTCCAATGCTGAGTTTTACTGCCCTGCCTCACTTGGGTGGGATAATGGGAGGTATAATCACAAGAAGGGAGGTGAAGACCTGGTACACCACACTTAAAAAACCTTCATGGAGGCCACCTAATGCTGCTTTTCCAGTGGTCTGGACCACTCTTTACACTGGCATGGGGTTTGTACAACAATGCTCACTTGTCTAGATCTTTTACACATGTAAAGAGGTGGAAGATGTACCTAAGTTAATAAGTAACTACAGAGATTTGCAGAGAAAGGTTGCTGTCATCTAAAAATGCCACACCcttattactttttaaatggtgtgtacacttttttttttatatagataTGGTTCATACCTGATTTGGAAAGAACTTGGAGGCTTCACACAGGATTCACTGGTTCCACTGGGGCTCTATGGGACACAGCTTGCATTAAACTGGGCCTGGACACCAATCTTCTTTGGTGCACACAAGATTAAACTGGTGAGATGGGCTTCATTGTCACCAGTGATAGATTTAATTTAGTTAAAATGAAGCTCCCTGGTCTTTAGTAACTTTTATAAACCATAAACCTTTgcaatttactgtttttttttttctgttacaaaatattgaaaaatctgTTTTTGCATATAAAGGACAACCTGGGAAGTGCTTCTTTACTTTCAATAGTATTGGAATTTTATGTGAAGGGTAAAACATGATACCACTTGTAAAACATTGTGTAATTTTGgtatatttgaataaatatgATTATGCTCTTCTGCCCAATATAGGCTCTGATAGAGCTTTTGCTGCTCACTGGCACAGTAGGAGCTACTATGGTGTCTTGGTATCCCATCAACCGCACCGCAACACTTCTGATGGCACCATACCTGGCCTGGCTCTGCCTCGCTACCTCCCTCAACTACCGCATCTGGAAAGACAATCCAGATCCTAAAGAAGAATAAAGAAACCAATGAAAATGAACACTATTCTAACTAACAAAACTGATTGTATACACTGAAtatactacactctaaaaacaaaccgTGCTAAATAGCCCTAAAAGTGGATCTTGGCTCGTAAttatagaggaaccattttaagtgccatatagcaccaatgaagtacctgtgtagaaccatatctTGCTATGTAGAACCACATGTGGTGCTAAagtggtgctatatgacccCCATATGGTTCTTCATTGGTgcttcataggtgctatatagcacaagaaccacttttagtgctatttagcacagtttgtttttaaagtatATACAAAGGTAAATATTGCATATTGCTTTTACACTTTGTTTAATGATCATTTTGCGCTTAATATTTACTAATCTACTTTTAAGCTATGAAAACAATGGTGCTTCTCTCTCAATATCAGCTGtagttaacagtttttttcaaatgtGAAAAGTCCCTTATAATAACAAAACAATTGTTTACTTGCTTCCTtgcctattttttttta
This Paramisgurnus dabryanus chromosome 7, PD_genome_1.1, whole genome shotgun sequence DNA region includes the following protein-coding sequences:
- the tspo gene encoding translocator protein; translated protein: MWIPMLSFTALPHLGGIMGGIITRREVKTWYTTLKKPSWRPPNAAFPVVWTTLYTGMGYGSYLIWKELGGFTQDSLVPLGLYGTQLALNWAWTPIFFGAHKIKLALIELLLLTGTVGATMVSWYPINRTATLLMAPYLAWLCLATSLNYRIWKDNPDPKEE